In Morococcus cerebrosus, a single genomic region encodes these proteins:
- the glmU gene encoding bifunctional UDP-N-acetylglucosamine diphosphorylase/glucosamine-1-phosphate N-acetyltransferase GlmU, producing MSATPLNIVILAAGKGTRMYSKMPKVLHRIGGLPMVERVIDTAAALHPQNICVVIGHGKDQVLDTVKRDVVWVEQTEQLGTGHAVKTALPHLAAEGRTLVLYGDVPLIDTATLETLLEAAGSEVGLLTDVPADPTGLGRIIRDSQGSVTAIVEEKDADAAQKAVREINTGILVLPNAKLKNWLDTLSSNNAQGEYYLTDLIAKAVADGIKVHPVQVRASHLAAGVNNKLQLAELERIFQTEQAQALLKAGVTLRDPARFDLRGRLKHGQDVVIDVNVVLEGDIEIGDNVEIGANCVIKNAKIGANSKIAPFSHFEDCEIGQNNQIGPYARLRPQARLSDDVHVGNFVEIKNAAIGKGTKANHLTYIGDAEVGSKTNFGAGTIIANYDGVNKYKTVIGDEVRIGSNCVLVAPVTLGNKVTTGAGSTITKNVEDNKLALARTRQTVIEGWVRPEKGDKK from the coding sequence ATGTCCGCCACACCTCTCAACATCGTCATCCTCGCCGCCGGCAAAGGCACGCGCATGTATTCCAAAATGCCCAAAGTGCTGCACCGCATCGGCGGCCTTCCCATGGTCGAGCGCGTTATCGACACCGCCGCCGCGCTTCATCCGCAAAACATCTGCGTCGTCATCGGACACGGCAAAGACCAAGTTTTGGACACCGTCAAACGCGACGTCGTCTGGGTCGAGCAAACCGAACAGCTCGGCACCGGCCACGCCGTCAAAACCGCCCTGCCGCACCTTGCCGCCGAAGGTCGCACGCTGGTGTTGTACGGCGACGTCCCCCTGATTGACACCGCCACCCTCGAAACCCTGCTCGAAGCCGCCGGCAGCGAAGTCGGCCTGTTGACCGACGTTCCCGCCGACCCGACAGGCTTGGGCCGCATCATCCGCGACAGCCAAGGCAGCGTAACCGCCATCGTCGAAGAAAAAGACGCCGACGCCGCCCAAAAAGCCGTCCGCGAAATCAACACAGGCATCCTCGTCCTGCCCAACGCCAAACTCAAAAACTGGCTGGACACCCTCTCCAGCAACAACGCCCAAGGCGAATACTACCTGACCGACCTCATCGCCAAAGCCGTTGCCGACGGCATCAAAGTCCATCCCGTCCAAGTGCGCGCCTCCCACCTCGCCGCCGGCGTAAACAACAAACTCCAGCTCGCCGAACTCGAACGCATCTTCCAAACCGAACAAGCGCAAGCCTTGCTCAAAGCAGGCGTTACCCTGCGCGACCCCGCCCGCTTTGATTTAAGGGGTCGTCTGAAACACGGACAAGACGTCGTGATTGACGTCAACGTCGTCCTCGAAGGCGACATCGAAATCGGCGACAACGTCGAAATCGGCGCAAACTGCGTCATCAAAAACGCCAAAATCGGCGCAAACAGCAAAATCGCCCCCTTCTCCCACTTCGAAGACTGCGAAATCGGACAAAACAACCAAATCGGCCCTTACGCCCGCCTGCGTCCGCAAGCCCGCCTTTCAGACGACGTACACGTCGGCAACTTCGTCGAAATCAAAAACGCCGCCATCGGCAAAGGCACCAAAGCCAACCACCTCACCTACATCGGTGACGCCGAAGTCGGCAGCAAAACCAACTTCGGCGCAGGCACGATCATTGCCAACTACGACGGCGTGAACAAATACAAAACCGTCATCGGCGACGAAGTCCGCATCGGCTCCAACTGCGTCCTAGTCGCCCCCGTCACCCTCGGCAACAAAGTCACGACAGGCGCAGGCAGCACGATTACCAAAAACGTCGAAGACAACAAACTCGCCCTCGCCCGCACCCGCCAAACCGTCATCGAAGGCTGGGTGCGTCCGGAAAAAGGCGATAAGAAATAA
- a CDS encoding pyrimidine 5'-nucleotidase → MNLSPVWLFDLDNTLHNADAGIFYIINRAMTDYMAQRLKLSEETASDLRQDYWHRYGATLAGLQIHHPEIDIREFLRESHPIAQILAKLEGMEGTESVLGRLKGRKAVFSNGPSFYVRAIIGALGLANRFDALLGTDDFGLRYKPDPQAYLTVCRLLDAAPEQCIMIDDSADNLHQAKELGMKTVWFGSKAHPLPFTDAVAKDMQALAECAEKLSALV, encoded by the coding sequence ATGAACCTTTCCCCCGTTTGGCTCTTTGACCTCGACAACACGCTGCACAACGCCGATGCAGGCATTTTCTACATCATCAACCGTGCCATGACCGACTACATGGCGCAACGCCTCAAGCTCTCCGAAGAGACGGCGTCCGACCTGCGTCAGGACTATTGGCACCGATACGGCGCAACGCTTGCCGGCCTGCAAATCCACCATCCCGAAATCGACATCCGCGAGTTTCTGCGCGAAAGCCATCCCATCGCGCAAATCTTGGCAAAATTAGAGGGCATGGAGGGAACCGAAAGCGTTTTAGGTCGTCTGAAAGGACGCAAAGCCGTTTTTTCCAACGGCCCTTCGTTTTACGTCCGCGCTATCATCGGGGCATTGGGTTTGGCAAACCGTTTTGACGCACTTCTCGGCACGGACGACTTCGGGCTGCGCTACAAACCCGACCCGCAAGCCTACCTGACCGTCTGCCGCCTGCTCGACGCTGCGCCCGAACAGTGCATCATGATCGACGACAGCGCGGACAACCTGCATCAAGCCAAAGAGCTGGGCATGAAAACCGTATGGTTCGGCAGCAAAGCCCATCCCCTGCCCTTTACCGACGCCGTTGCAAAAGATATGCAGGCGCTCGCCGAATGTGCCGAAAAACTGTCAGCACTCGTCTGA
- a CDS encoding thiamine ABC transporter substrate-binding protein — translation MKLKLSALALLLASANLSAQTEVRLAVHKSFSLPQSVIAQFEKANDAKVSVIKAGSGNEMLNKLILSKANPIADAVYGLDNANIGKAREAGILAAVQPKSAPVSAGMPVIAAVNYGYVTLNYDKKWFEQKKLPLPKTLQDLTRPEYKNLLVTPSPATSSPGLAFLMANIGGMGEEGAFKWWAQMRQNGVKVAKGWSEAYYTDFTQNGGAYPLVVSYAASPAAEVHYSKGKYSVPPTGNLFLKGGVFRQVEGAAVLKGAKQPELAAKLVQWLQSGEVQKALPTEMWVYPAVKNTPLPKVFEFAQAPKHTDSPSRNDIDTKQKQWVSRWTKTVLR, via the coding sequence ATGAAACTGAAATTATCCGCCCTCGCCCTCTTGCTGGCTTCGGCAAACTTATCCGCCCAGACCGAAGTGCGCCTTGCCGTGCACAAATCCTTCAGCCTGCCCCAATCCGTCATCGCGCAGTTTGAAAAAGCCAACGACGCCAAAGTCTCCGTTATCAAGGCGGGCAGCGGCAACGAAATGCTCAACAAGCTGATTCTCAGCAAGGCGAACCCGATTGCCGACGCGGTGTACGGTTTGGACAACGCCAACATCGGCAAAGCGCGCGAAGCAGGCATATTGGCGGCGGTGCAGCCCAAATCCGCACCCGTTTCAGCGGGGATGCCCGTCATCGCGGCAGTCAATTACGGCTACGTTACCCTCAACTACGACAAAAAATGGTTTGAACAGAAAAAACTGCCGCTGCCCAAAACCTTGCAGGACCTGACCCGCCCCGAATATAAAAACCTGCTGGTGACGCCCTCGCCCGCCACCTCCTCGCCCGGACTTGCCTTCCTGATGGCGAACATCGGCGGCATGGGCGAAGAGGGCGCGTTCAAATGGTGGGCGCAGATGCGTCAAAACGGCGTGAAAGTCGCCAAAGGCTGGAGTGAAGCCTATTACACCGACTTCACCCAAAATGGTGGCGCGTATCCGCTCGTCGTCAGCTACGCCGCCAGCCCCGCCGCCGAAGTCCACTACTCTAAAGGCAAATACAGCGTACCGCCGACCGGCAACCTCTTCCTCAAAGGCGGCGTGTTCCGTCAAGTCGAAGGCGCGGCAGTCTTGAAAGGCGCGAAACAGCCCGAGCTGGCGGCGAAACTCGTACAGTGGCTGCAAAGCGGCGAAGTGCAAAAAGCCCTGCCGACCGAAATGTGGGTCTATCCCGCCGTGAAAAACACGCCGCTGCCCAAAGTCTTCGAGTTCGCCCAGGCCCCGAAACACACCGACTCGCCCAGCCGCAACGACATCGACACCAAACAGAAACAATGGGTCAGCCGCTGGACGAAGACCGTGTTAAGGTAA